TGATACCGATAAATAATCTCACTGGTTTGATTATTCTAACCTGAAGTAAGTTTGTCGTGCAACAAAGCTCGGTTCGAATATTTGTCGGGGCCACATCTCTTAAtgttcaaaatcaaaataccGCAAACAAGTATCACTGCAATTCCTGCAATTTAATTTGAGCTTGGCCcttttttggatattttttaaagtGAGAATTGATAATGTATCCAGTGATATTTGTTTGTGATACTTTGGATGAGACTTATTTTAACAGGTTGGGAGTAAATATCACATTTTTTAAGTTTGAActaataatataacaaataaatttgaaggatataacaaaaaaatataatattaatgtgaTGATCAtacgtaatattataataGCTAATTCGACTGGTTGCACTGGTGCACACAGAGtatattatcatatttttcaaaagtctATGGCAGAAAAGGATGAAACTGCACTTGGTGCACGCCAGTGCAACCAgttaattttctataaatatcAGTTTTATTCACTTTGCTTCTTCAGACAATATTCCGtgaagattttcattttctcttgaTGCCGACgttctttgttttcttcttttttttcttgcaattcAACATACATAGCGAGCAGAggatcttgttttttttttttagttccaCCTCTTGCAGCatcttcttttcgtttttgtttcaataCGCGGGTGTTACCCACAGACACAAGAACTTCAGGCTGAACACTGTCGTCTATACTTCTGATGTTGTCCATTTCCTGCTGGTACGGCACAACCTTCGCGTCGTTGCCTGACTGCTTGTTATGAGTAACAGCTAAACCTTTACGATTCCTTACAGTTTTAAATCGTGACTCGCATTGTTGACCATTTACATATTTACTGAAGGTTGTTGAAATGTCAACCGCAATGTGTTCccacatctttttttttgttttgaacttTTTGAATGGTCCAACGTGGTTCAAGTTTTCGGCGTACAGATCGAGCATCATTTTGGTATCATGGTCATCCCACTTCACAGTAGCATTGGAGCTATTGAACGTTGGCAGCAATACATGCGAAACAGTCCGAATAGCAGTCGTGCTGCCAGATGCTTGTATACTAACGTCACGTTCTAGGTTATCCCCGGAAGTATCAACTGTTTTGGACGAgcaattttctttatctatAAAAAAACGACTGTCATTCATGTATTTGTCATCGTTAtaaggtaaaaatttttttacagttttccAAAAACTCACCGTGCAAGTTCTTAGGCAGTTCAATACCCAGGCTTGACAGAAAACTTTTGGGAACATATGAGATGTTTTTTGTACCTATGGGCAAGAATAAATGAGTGTAATGGTCATGAATTgcattaataaatttatcattttatagTATTCtgcaaatttcataaaaagaaatacatttttgtaCCCTCTTACCATTTATCATAACCTCGCATAACACGCCGGCATCTGTTTCAATACCTGCCTCGTCGTCATCTAACACAATCCTCCTGAACACAAATggaagtttcttttttttttgttcgctcatgttgtgttatttttattggatATCCACTGTTAATTTTGATGTACAGTATCAATATCAAATTCTtatgaaaaacagaaaaatatgaTGCTTGAGATAACAAAATGGCCGTATGTAAGACATATACGTaatatgtaagaccgtggcgAGATCGCTCCGAGATCGCTCGGACAGAATTCCAAGAGTGGGGGAACTGCTCTCAGAGCGTTCTGAGAGGGGATCTGGAGTGTTCACTCGAAAACGCTATAAGTTACTAAACTGCTATTTGCTTTTGCTGAGCTTATTGCTGCCCATGAATCCCATCTTATTTGTCATGTTAGGTGTCCGCAGGGCATTAGCCCTTTTCAAAGTTCCGGTTCGTAGCGTATTCCGGCGGCAAAATCAGGAAGCTGTTCAGAACTGGGGCTGGGAACAAATCCAGCAATGCTTGTTCAAATTACGCAATGTCCCAACTAAGGCTGCCGATTTACACTGGTAAATAGGTAATGATTTCGTCGTTTAATAAATCGAGTCGTGCCAATTCAAGCCCAATGCTTGCAATATGACGGTAAATTTGCAGGAGATATAAAATAGATCAGACTatacgttgactgaagatcTGATGAAGACAATCAGCCAAATGGAGCTCTTTGACACCCGGTGAGGGATGGGACTAGGAGCTTCAGTACCGAAATTTTCCACTGTTCCCAACCAAGTTAATATGTCACAAGAGTTAGTAGGAATATGGCACTGCTATTATCCCCGCGCCCGTCGACCTCTTTTGTCGTTTCAAAACAAATGCTAGCTGCTTTGGCAATCTTCAGTCCTCAGACCACCGTtattgccaacgtaaccgaTTCGGCCGCAAATTAGCCGTCCTCTAATTGTTATCCCTGTGTGTAAGTATCACATGAGACACTAGTTATTATTCACTCATCGttatcaaaattgaatattgGCAAACAACGTTCTGCCTTAAATTTAAAGCGTATGAAGTGCGCAATAACATAATTCTTTAATGTTTGTGatttgttcaatttcgacCACTACAATGGCACTTCGCTACGGTAAATATGCTCTGTATTATCCACTGTTTTTATAATGCTCAGCACAGCCGAGTACTGCTGGTCGGTAACCGACCTGCATTTACCGTCCAGGGTATCttcaaaagtaatttcaaatcGTCAGAGGGCGCTACTAAACGAGAGACACGTCAAACGGGAGTCCAGAGATAAGGGGTATAATCATAAGGGAAGAAGAATTTCCAACCTAGGATAAAGTTACAAAATTCTTCTCAAAAGTATGTTTTCAACTGATCCGTGGACCGAAGGTATGTAATCTCATCCAGTTTGGCCAAATTAGCTGTATCGAGCTCAAACATTGGTGGTAGTTCTGGCGATGTCGCAATTTCTTATCATTGCCAACTCATTTATTCAGGCTCATCTAGGATTAGTGGGTAATTCTAAAAGACTGGTACAGCTAGCTTGACGCACGAAAGTCCATAAAGCTGTGAACTTTTTCACATATCTCCGGTCAACGTTTTCACTGAGACCATTATTATCTAAGGGATGCACAGATTTTGTTTATAAGACATCTGGTGGCCAATAGTATGCTAAACCAAACCTCACATCTCATTTGCACATTCGATAGGACCAAGTCCAACTACTTGTATGCAAAGGTATTTTGCATCACGAGTGAATGTAGCTCgatgtaattgtaatgaagGATGGATTTCCCGAATCCCTCGATagattaaattcaatttcggaAAGATAATCCTATCGTATAATGTAACGAAGGTAAGATTGATATTACCTAACCATTTGACCAAAAATTCCTAATTGAATGTTGACCAACTGAAGTCATTCGTTTACCAATGATAACAAATTGCCGGGTTTGGTTTCCTCCAATCACATAATTAACAAATATCCCCACTTCAAAATTGAGATCCGTTTATTTTGTGTTTCCATAATTTTAGACAACTTCGGTCCCATCTTATTGCATACACATACTGCTCCAATTCTTCCTGTTTATTTTGTACATACCTACCAATGTGATCTTAAATTGCAGTTAAGTTGCAAGTCTTTGAACGGCGGAGTGTACAGCAAGTGACGATGTTACGACTCGTGTTTAAGTATCGTAATAATATCGCTTTATTTTTACTGATCAACCTACTTTTTTGTCGCCGATATTACAGCGCTTCACACGTGCAGCAACTTTATTAGGAACGTTCGTATCGCACATATGTATGAGAAGACAGCCCTCTGCCGTTTTCGTCCAGCTTTATTCTGCTATTTTGATGATTTATATGTTTATGGTGGGCGTATGCGTCGGCGGACGTATACATAACGTATACATATTACGATGTTTGACGATCCGCACGCAGCAGCGACTTTAAGTACGATAACGGCTTTACAACGGGCGGGGCGACGCGCTGTCTGCGCCGTCGAACGCCAAAGGAGCCCAATGCAACGCACGGGCAAACGGGCGAATGCGCGAACTGCGGGCTAACCGGCAACGGGCCCGAAGCCGAAGGTAGGCCCAACGATCCGGCCGGCCGGACTCCCGGGTCTCCGGGGCAGCCGTCGAGCCAGCCTGCGAGGGCCAGTCAGGGCCAGCGCTGCCTCTCGcgttaatatatttattcccTGGGGGCATGTACATACCTACGCGCCAGCTGGTGCTCGCCAGGGATACCTTCGTACTTTTTAACTTCCAGgtcaacgataattattagTGACTACGCCGTTGaggaggaataaaaataatcacttCTTCGTATTGTGCGTTTAGCTTGGCTCGGTTAAGGATTTGTATTGACTCTTGCTGTTTTCATACTCATTGTTGTCCGTATATGTTTCAAAAGCACTGACCGAATCGACTCTTTCCAATTATCATGCCTGTAATAACCATGTTGTCAAACGGGGTAAATGCGTTTTACTCTAATGCGTGTACCATATATCCGTGTCGTTTACACCGCACCGGGCGACTTCCACGAAACATTTAGGATTCCGCTTATCGATCGCAGTTTCTACTTTTCACACCGTGACCGAAAACGGCACGATTATGATACCAAAATTGGTATTTAATATCTCTTCGCACCTCGTGTCTTCCAACTAATGAGACCGATTTTAAACAGTGAGATGAATTAAGAGCTGATTCACACCTAGGCTATGTTATTTTTCGTAGGCGGTGTGCATAGCATTCCCATACACGTCTGACTTCCTCAAGTTATAACTACAGGGAAACGATCCATactcaacttttttcaaaatatttacttttcgCAGAAGTCTACGGCGTATAATGTTAATCAAGAGTTTTTCCCCCacgaataatataaaaaaaaattctgaaattcagAAATCTAATACTCCGCTATGCGTGTGATTTGGACAAGATTCTCACGATCCATATGTGCCGTGATTACCAGTAACCACGATTCACGTATGGATAGCTGATCAGAAGCCAATTAGTGCAAGTCAAGATGCTGTAGGATTCAGAAATTAAGACGCCGTTTACACTCTGTAGGTATATTACATACAGAAAAGTGCACCCTAGCCAGCGTGACGCATCTCACTTAAAATAATGCAGCGTTGTAACGAATGAGATACTCCCAGAGAAGAATATAGTTTTTTGTTATCCGTGGACAGTGCAAGTAATTCAAACTATAATATAGTGTAAAGAACTGACAAATTCGAGCCGTTTTACTTTGCAAATATTAATTAcaacgataaaaatattgtcatcCTTAAATTTCACCGAAATCCGTGCAtgtcatattttttactcaattgGAACCACAGGTACTTACCTCACTTCCAAAAATTGGTCCCGAGCCTTTAGCAGATTAAAGATTCAAGTAACTGGCGTAAACAACCATCGACCAAACTCGTAGTTAATAATTCAGTCACGTGGTTCAGCTGAACATCATTTCAACGGTTTACTAGATAACGTCTTTAACATCGGCAACAAAATTTGACGTCCATTTTCGCGCTTGGTTGGCCTAAAAATATAAAGTATACGAGTACATAACGTCTTTTATGCTGTGTGCTTGATCAGATTAAATTACACCATTTGATTTTGTTCCTATACAGTGTATTTATTAAAACATTAAGTTCTCCGTATGAGCAGATTAATAAATGCCCCTAAACCAGACGAGTCTTGATTTACGTGCGCCGCGAACTTGGCCGTATAGCGTGCACAGGCTTAACGAGGGCAGCAACCAATGACACGGCATCTTTGTAGTTCGTACAGTATCGACTGCCTGGGCTCGTTAGCGTTGAATCAACTCCCCGTCTATCTAATGAGTATACAACTAACCTCGGTccggagaaaaagaaatgtatgCATTTACATGTACACGGGTAGAGAGTGAGAAATAGAGAGTGAGGCAGAGATAGGTAGAGaaacgaaagtaaaaaaaatttgtttgaaatacCTCCAACGAGTTGGAGCAAGTCCGAACAAATTAGGGACGAGCAATACAAGAAATAACCTATCGAGATCTTGCAGGATACACCTGCATTCCCATATCAATAGAATAAAGAAGTTTTTTCCACTTATACAACTCTATCGAATGAAATGCTTACCTCAAACCCAGTCAACCCttgcaaatttaatttcaattaagcCACTCGCAATCAATTTGGGAAGATTTCATGtcaaagaattaaaaatatatcaagtTTTATTTATCTACATAGATTCGAAATTGGGCACCGATTTCTTGATCACTGCTTGAAATGAGAATGTTCGTAGGACTGAAAAATTTGGCGTTTCCAAACATCTCGAAGTATCCCTTATTCTAACGAATTAACCCAATCCCGGTATATTCGAGTGAATTTGATTCCGTACTTTGTTTCATTATCTCGACGGACAATTGTATATCTTTTTCAAAAGATAAGTGTAAGTTATTCTCTTGTTAATCGCGTTCGCTAGCGAATCAAGACTGCGTGTGTATCTCTTGTTTTGTGATATCTTACATAGTCTTACAATAAGAAGTTCCGTGACACGATCATTCACCGGCTCGAACACGTCACGTTGATTTCATCAACTTCACCTAAGTACCCCTAGAAATTCCCAAGGGCTTAGCCTTCTCAGTAGCCCAGCTCCTTCGTGAATCAGAGGAGAAATTCTTGTACCAGGAGCGGTCGATAATTGCTGTCCGTTTTGTTTTGGGGACGAATTTTCCTAGAGGCCAGCAGGTAGTCAGTTTCGCGTGCGACGCCGCATTGCACAGGCGTTAGTCAGATTTCCTGCGACAGACACTCGGACGCGCACCGAAAAGAGCGTCTCCCCCGCGTGCGTCCAAGAATTTGAACGGTCGTCCGGCGGTCTGAGAGCATCGCGACGGCCAGACGTAGTGACTGGGCCAATTTACACGCGCTGGTAATATTTGCCTTTAACTTCAGTCACCGACAGAATACACAGGCCAGTCCCAGGTTTCGCCTAAGCTGCTAAACGGCGAGATATTTGCCACTAacgaaaaaagtattttttctcCGATGCGCATTGCGTTTAAGAGAAAACTTGTCCAAGGTCTTGTCTGTGTGTTAGATCCGCGAGATGTATGGATTTTTCTCTAAATACGCGTGTAGAACTGCACCGCTCGCCCACTCTTGTGATCATTTTGCATTAAAGGAAAAACAACCGATAACCTTTGTTTGATCCTGGATGGATCTTACACCTGGATAGGAATATTTACTACTGAATGCGAATTTGAAGATTCCAAACCGCGGTTTATCtaccatttattttttgttccgtCGGCACGTCGCGCGATTGCGGAAGGAAAGGATCACAGAGCTGATCTAGTGATCTGTGGAGTGGTTTTACCCCTTGCAAAATCCACCCAAGCAGCTCAAACAAGGCGATTGAAATACAAAACGAAATCCAGGCACAGCCCAGAATTCGCGGCAAGACGTGACTGAAGTTATTGCAGCTTCTGGGTTCACGGACTTCACAGGACCTGGGATTGTGGAATGGCTTAGCTTTTCCTTTTCCCAGCATGTACAAGGACACGGCCAGGTTTTCCTCTATCAAGTTCTGACCTTATCGGTGATAATTATTCTGCAGCAATATCTTATTGTGCCTCCTAGGTATACCCTCGCATGCCGTCGACACCTCAGGAAACATCGAGGAAAGTTCTGCGCCACACCTGCGAGAAACCTGGGACAGGTCGCTGCCCGCAGTGACTCAGGGTACGTGGCGGccattttctaaaaaatgtACGACACGAAGCGTGAGAGTTGCGGAGGACGACGAGGAGTaggaggcggaggaggaggagacgGAGGGGAAGTAgcgggggtgggggaggggtAGGGGGAGGagagagaagaggaggaagaggattCCACCGGATACCGAATCGGGCCACCCTCGGAGTCGCCATTCTTTCATCTCGCGGTACGATCGTCCTTATGGTCTACGAACACGTTGGGATGCAAGTCGTAGGGCAAGGCACTTTACAAGGACGGCGGTGCGGATCGTGGATTACTGGAATAGTGTGCTTCCGGTCGGCGACAAAGTGACGCACAACCTCCGGAGACGTTGCAACGGATGCTGAGCGACGGGCTGCTGCAGCGCTTCTCCCTTTGAATCCTTCAGATTTCAAGATATACTCGTCGAGGGATGCCTAACCGAGTTTTTCATGATAATTTAGGCTTCAATGGTACCGGTCATTTTCCAACAACATGTCGGAATGGCGAGGAAATCTCGGAAAACTGTCACTCTTTTCCtgtaattatttatgattCATTCGTGCGGATCGCCGCCGCTCCGACGCGTTAACGGATCGAGTAGGTGGCTACACgtcgatttttcgaatcagATAAGCGCCAGAACGCGAACCTGCAGGGAAAAATGATGTAAATTCTGCAGAAATTACGGAACTAGgtgctattttttttctttttttgtttttttttatgaaaatctgGAATGTCGGAGCATTTGACGCaccgttaattattattatactatgGACATCCTGTTTAAATACAAATATGACGTACATTTTTATCGTGATTTGATCGTGAAAGAATTCAATGTCCGAGAAATCGTGATCACAATAAAACTAATTATCTGTCCGTGTATCATGtaggtttttattttcataggaATTACGATGTTACAAGGTAATAAATATTCCTTTCAAATATTCAGCGTAAAAATATACTCAAGTATTCAAATCTTCAGCTATTATACATGATAGAATTTGTTGATGCGCAGTTTTCAAAATGTCAagcagaaaataaattatatggccatttcaatattgtaataaaatagcgatatatttttttccgcgTTGCCAGGtgttaagaaatatttttggtaattttttttctacacatttgagtataaattaaatatttgaagtatgatttatatgtaattgttttgaattctctataaaatttttatacgtcgagttaaaaatttatatcgaagttttttcgttttattggCTGCATCATTGCACCCTTGGCAATAATTATGCTACACTAGTTAACTTTAGGGTCAAATAGGGTAATCAAATCAAAAAGCCAAATTCTCTACGTTACGGATATAGGCACTGTTCCTGTAACAGACCATATCAGAGTTCCGCAGGAAATCGAAAGCACCAATTTTCATACCTCGTCTTCGGTTTTACGAACGCATGAGTAATTGATATTAACTTGCATAggcgaaaaaaattctcggtgGTCGAATCGGCGGGTCACCAGCGGCACATTTTTCAGTCAAGAC
The Neodiprion lecontei isolate iyNeoLeco1 chromosome 3, iyNeoLeco1.1, whole genome shotgun sequence DNA segment above includes these coding regions:
- the LOC107223725 gene encoding uncharacterized protein LOC107223725; the protein is MSEQKKKKLPFVFRRIVLDDDEAGIETDAGVLCEVMINGTKNISYVPKSFLSSLGIELPKNLHDKENCSSKTVDTSGDNLERDVSIQASGSTTAIRTVSHVLLPTFNSSNATVKWDDHDTKMMLDLYAENLNHVGPFKKFKTKKKMWEHIAVDISTTFSKYVNGQQCESRFKTVRNRKGLAVTHNKQSGNDAKVVPYQQEMDNIRSIDDSVQPEVLVSVGNTRVLKQKRKEDAARGGTKKKKQDPLLAMYVELQEKKEENKERRHQEKMKIFTEYCLKKQSE